A single Panthera uncia isolate 11264 chromosome E2 unlocalized genomic scaffold, Puncia_PCG_1.0 HiC_scaffold_19, whole genome shotgun sequence DNA region contains:
- the LOC125915973 gene encoding zinc finger protein 585A isoform X3: MTMSANQTSLQKSLILVPEEYDSSYEGSVSFRDVAVDFSREEWQHLDLAQRNLYRDVMLETYSHLLSVGYEVPQPEVFMLEQGKEPWALQGESPHQSCSGEKLWDHNQCGNILSYKQAPSQHQKIHTGEKSYECAEFGKIFTQKSQLRVHMKVHTGEKLYVCIDCGKAFVKRPEFIIHQRTHTREKPYKCSECGKAFFQVSSLLRHQRIHTGEKLYECSECGKGFSYNSDLSIHQKIHTGERHHECSDCGKAFTQKSTLKMHQKIHTGERSYICIECGQAFIQKTHLIAHRRIHTGEKPYECNNCGKSFISKSQLQVHQRIHTRMKPFIYTEYGKMFNNSSNLITHKKVQIREKSSICTECGKAFTYRSELIIHQRIHTGEKPYECSDCGKAFTQKSALTVHQRIHTGEKSYVCMKCGLAFIQKAHLIAHQIIHTGEKPYKCGHCGKSFTSKSQLHVHKRIHTGEKPYMCAKCGKAFTNRSNLITHQKTHTGEKSYICPKCGKAFTQRSDLITHQRIHTGEKPYECGTCGKAFTQKSHLNIHQKIHTGERQYECHECGKAFNQKSILIVHQKIHTGEKPYVCGECGRAFIRKSNFITHQRIHTGEKPYECSDCGKSFTSKSQLLVHQPIHTGEKPYVCAVCGKAFSGRSNLSKHQKTHTGEKPYICSECGKTFRQKSELIIHHRIHTGEKPYECSDCGKSFTKKSQLQVHQRIHTGEKPYVCAECGKAFTDRSNLNKHQTTHTGDKPYKCVVCGKGFVQKSVLNVHQSIHT; this comes from the exons GGTATGAAGTTCCCCAACCAGAAGTTTTCATGTTGGAGCAAGGAAAGGAGCCCTGGGCATTGCAGGGTGAGAGCCCACATCAGAGCTGTTCAG GAGAGAAGTTATGGGACCATAATCAATGTGGAAATATCCTCAGCTATAAACAAGCACCCTCTCAACATCAAAAAATTCATACTGGGGAGAAATCTTACGAATGTGCTGAATTTGGAAAGATCTTCACCCAGAAGTCACAGCTCAGGGTACATATGAAAGTTCATACAGGAGAAAAACTCTATGTGTGCATTGACTGTGGGAAAGCTTTTGTAAAGAGGCCAGAATTCATTATACATCAGAGAACCCATACTAGAGAGAAGCCCTATAAGTGCAGTGAATGTGGAAAAGCTTTTTTCCAAGTATCTTCTCTCTTAAGGCATcaaagaattcatactggagaaaaactTTATGAATGCAGTGAATGTGGAAAAGGCTTCTCTTACAACTCTGATCTCAGTATACACCAGaaaattcatactggagagagaCACCATGAATGCAGTGATTGTGGCAAAGCATTTACACAAAAGTCCACGCTCAAGATGCATCAGAAGATTCACACAGGTGAGAGATCTTATATATGTATTGAATGTGGACAGGCCTTCATACAGAAGACACACTTGATTGCACACCGAAGAATCCATACTGGAGAAAAACCATATGAATGCAATAACTGTGGGAAGTCCTTCATTTCTAAGTCACAACTCCAGGTACATCAACGAATTCACACAAGAATGAAACCCTTTATATATACGGAATATGGGAAGATGTTCAACAATAGTTCCAATCTCATTACACATAAGAAAGTTCAAATTAGAGAGAAATCGTCCATATGTACTGAATGTGGTAAGGCCTTTACGTACAGGTCAGAACTGATTatacatcagagaattcacactgggGAAAAACCTTATGAATGCAGTGATTGTGGAAAAGCCTTTACTCAGAAGTCAGCACTCACAGtgcatcagagaattcatacaggaGAAAAATCTTACGTATGCATGAAATGTGGACTAGCCTTTATCCAGAAGGCTCACTTGATTGCACATCAAataattcatactggagagaaaccttataaaTGTGGCCACTGTGGGAAATCCTTTACTTCCAAGTCACAACTCCATGTACATAAACgaattcacacaggagagaagcctTATATGTGCGCTAAATGTGGGAAGGCATTCACCAACAGGTCAAATCTCATTACACATCAGAAAACTCATACAGGGGAGAAGTCCTATATATGTCCTAAATGTGGAAAGGCCTTCACACAAAGGTCAGATTTGATTACAcaccagagaattcatactggagaaaaacctTATGAATGTGGTACCTGTGGAAAAGCCTTTACCCAAAAGTCACACCTCAATATACACCAGAAAATTCATACCGGAGAAAGACAATATGAATGccatgaatgtgggaaagccttcaacCAGAAATCAATACTTATTGTGCATCAGAAaattcatacaggagagaaaccttatgtATGCGGTGAGTGTGGTAGAGCTTTCATCCGGAAGTCAAACTTCATTActcatcagagaattcatactggagagaaaccttatgaatgcaGTGATTGTGGGAAATCCTTCACGTCCAAATCTCAGCTCCTGGTGCATCAACCAATTCACACAGGAGAAAAACCgtatgtgtgtgctgtgtgtgggaaagcctttagtGGCAGATCAAATCTCAgtaaacaccaaaaaacccatACAGGAGAAAAGCCCTACATCTGTTCTGAATGTGGGAAGACCTTCAGACAGAAGTCAGAGTTGATTATACATCATAgaatccacactggagagaaaccttatgaatgcaGTGACTGTGGCAAATCTTTCACTAAGAAATCACAACTCCAAGTGCATCAGCGAATTCACACAGGAGAAAAGCCTTATGTATGTGCTGAGTGTGGGAAGGCTTTCACAGACAGGTCAAATTTGAATAAACATCAGACAACACACACTGGAGACAAACCCTATAAGTGTGTAGTCTGCGGGAAAGGCTTCGTCCAGAAATCTGTGCTCAATGTCCATCAGAGTATTCACACTTGA
- the LOC125915973 gene encoding zinc finger protein 585A isoform X1: MTMSANQTSLQKSLILVPEEYDSSYEGSVSFRDVAVDFSREEWQHLDLAQRNLYRDVMLETYSHLLSVGYEVPQPEVFMLEQGKEPWALQGESPHQSCSEELWQIDDQTESYQQRENKSLRDVVFIKKILTAKKDYEYKDIRKIIHVSQNILSPKRAHQCDSFGNALKHNLDLHSHYRNSASKNMNKITEYGKISSSTDPECSPTGEKLWDHNQCGNILSYKQAPSQHQKIHTGEKSYECAEFGKIFTQKSQLRVHMKVHTGEKLYVCIDCGKAFVKRPEFIIHQRTHTREKPYKCSECGKAFFQVSSLLRHQRIHTGEKLYECSECGKGFSYNSDLSIHQKIHTGERHHECSDCGKAFTQKSTLKMHQKIHTGERSYICIECGQAFIQKTHLIAHRRIHTGEKPYECNNCGKSFISKSQLQVHQRIHTRMKPFIYTEYGKMFNNSSNLITHKKVQIREKSSICTECGKAFTYRSELIIHQRIHTGEKPYECSDCGKAFTQKSALTVHQRIHTGEKSYVCMKCGLAFIQKAHLIAHQIIHTGEKPYKCGHCGKSFTSKSQLHVHKRIHTGEKPYMCAKCGKAFTNRSNLITHQKTHTGEKSYICPKCGKAFTQRSDLITHQRIHTGEKPYECGTCGKAFTQKSHLNIHQKIHTGERQYECHECGKAFNQKSILIVHQKIHTGEKPYVCGECGRAFIRKSNFITHQRIHTGEKPYECSDCGKSFTSKSQLLVHQPIHTGEKPYVCAVCGKAFSGRSNLSKHQKTHTGEKPYICSECGKTFRQKSELIIHHRIHTGEKPYECSDCGKSFTKKSQLQVHQRIHTGEKPYVCAECGKAFTDRSNLNKHQTTHTGDKPYKCVVCGKGFVQKSVLNVHQSIHT; encoded by the exons GGTATGAAGTTCCCCAACCAGAAGTTTTCATGTTGGAGCAAGGAAAGGAGCCCTGGGCATTGCAGGGTGAGAGCCCACATCAGAGCTGTTCAG AAGAATTGTGGCAGATTGATGACCAGACAGAAAGCTatcagcaaagagaaaacaaatctttaagaGATGTTgttttcatcaagaaaatacTGACTGCAAAGAAGGATTATGAATATAAGgacattagaaaaataatccATGTGAGCCAAAACATTCTTTCCCCCAAAAGAGCCCATCAGTGTGATTCATTTGGAAACGCTTTGAAGCATAATTTAGATTTACACAGTCATTATAGAAACAGTGCATCAAAGAACATGAATAAGATTACTGAATATGGTAAAATTTCTTCCTCTACTGACCCTGAGTGTTCTCCAACAGGAGAGAAGTTATGGGACCATAATCAATGTGGAAATATCCTCAGCTATAAACAAGCACCCTCTCAACATCAAAAAATTCATACTGGGGAGAAATCTTACGAATGTGCTGAATTTGGAAAGATCTTCACCCAGAAGTCACAGCTCAGGGTACATATGAAAGTTCATACAGGAGAAAAACTCTATGTGTGCATTGACTGTGGGAAAGCTTTTGTAAAGAGGCCAGAATTCATTATACATCAGAGAACCCATACTAGAGAGAAGCCCTATAAGTGCAGTGAATGTGGAAAAGCTTTTTTCCAAGTATCTTCTCTCTTAAGGCATcaaagaattcatactggagaaaaactTTATGAATGCAGTGAATGTGGAAAAGGCTTCTCTTACAACTCTGATCTCAGTATACACCAGaaaattcatactggagagagaCACCATGAATGCAGTGATTGTGGCAAAGCATTTACACAAAAGTCCACGCTCAAGATGCATCAGAAGATTCACACAGGTGAGAGATCTTATATATGTATTGAATGTGGACAGGCCTTCATACAGAAGACACACTTGATTGCACACCGAAGAATCCATACTGGAGAAAAACCATATGAATGCAATAACTGTGGGAAGTCCTTCATTTCTAAGTCACAACTCCAGGTACATCAACGAATTCACACAAGAATGAAACCCTTTATATATACGGAATATGGGAAGATGTTCAACAATAGTTCCAATCTCATTACACATAAGAAAGTTCAAATTAGAGAGAAATCGTCCATATGTACTGAATGTGGTAAGGCCTTTACGTACAGGTCAGAACTGATTatacatcagagaattcacactgggGAAAAACCTTATGAATGCAGTGATTGTGGAAAAGCCTTTACTCAGAAGTCAGCACTCACAGtgcatcagagaattcatacaggaGAAAAATCTTACGTATGCATGAAATGTGGACTAGCCTTTATCCAGAAGGCTCACTTGATTGCACATCAAataattcatactggagagaaaccttataaaTGTGGCCACTGTGGGAAATCCTTTACTTCCAAGTCACAACTCCATGTACATAAACgaattcacacaggagagaagcctTATATGTGCGCTAAATGTGGGAAGGCATTCACCAACAGGTCAAATCTCATTACACATCAGAAAACTCATACAGGGGAGAAGTCCTATATATGTCCTAAATGTGGAAAGGCCTTCACACAAAGGTCAGATTTGATTACAcaccagagaattcatactggagaaaaacctTATGAATGTGGTACCTGTGGAAAAGCCTTTACCCAAAAGTCACACCTCAATATACACCAGAAAATTCATACCGGAGAAAGACAATATGAATGccatgaatgtgggaaagccttcaacCAGAAATCAATACTTATTGTGCATCAGAAaattcatacaggagagaaaccttatgtATGCGGTGAGTGTGGTAGAGCTTTCATCCGGAAGTCAAACTTCATTActcatcagagaattcatactggagagaaaccttatgaatgcaGTGATTGTGGGAAATCCTTCACGTCCAAATCTCAGCTCCTGGTGCATCAACCAATTCACACAGGAGAAAAACCgtatgtgtgtgctgtgtgtgggaaagcctttagtGGCAGATCAAATCTCAgtaaacaccaaaaaacccatACAGGAGAAAAGCCCTACATCTGTTCTGAATGTGGGAAGACCTTCAGACAGAAGTCAGAGTTGATTATACATCATAgaatccacactggagagaaaccttatgaatgcaGTGACTGTGGCAAATCTTTCACTAAGAAATCACAACTCCAAGTGCATCAGCGAATTCACACAGGAGAAAAGCCTTATGTATGTGCTGAGTGTGGGAAGGCTTTCACAGACAGGTCAAATTTGAATAAACATCAGACAACACACACTGGAGACAAACCCTATAAGTGTGTAGTCTGCGGGAAAGGCTTCGTCCAGAAATCTGTGCTCAATGTCCATCAGAGTATTCACACTTGA
- the LOC125915973 gene encoding zinc finger protein 585A isoform X2, which yields MRRFFPGQTVYKKLILGSVSFRDVAVDFSREEWQHLDLAQRNLYRDVMLETYSHLLSVGYEVPQPEVFMLEQGKEPWALQGESPHQSCSEELWQIDDQTESYQQRENKSLRDVVFIKKILTAKKDYEYKDIRKIIHVSQNILSPKRAHQCDSFGNALKHNLDLHSHYRNSASKNMNKITEYGKISSSTDPECSPTGEKLWDHNQCGNILSYKQAPSQHQKIHTGEKSYECAEFGKIFTQKSQLRVHMKVHTGEKLYVCIDCGKAFVKRPEFIIHQRTHTREKPYKCSECGKAFFQVSSLLRHQRIHTGEKLYECSECGKGFSYNSDLSIHQKIHTGERHHECSDCGKAFTQKSTLKMHQKIHTGERSYICIECGQAFIQKTHLIAHRRIHTGEKPYECNNCGKSFISKSQLQVHQRIHTRMKPFIYTEYGKMFNNSSNLITHKKVQIREKSSICTECGKAFTYRSELIIHQRIHTGEKPYECSDCGKAFTQKSALTVHQRIHTGEKSYVCMKCGLAFIQKAHLIAHQIIHTGEKPYKCGHCGKSFTSKSQLHVHKRIHTGEKPYMCAKCGKAFTNRSNLITHQKTHTGEKSYICPKCGKAFTQRSDLITHQRIHTGEKPYECGTCGKAFTQKSHLNIHQKIHTGERQYECHECGKAFNQKSILIVHQKIHTGEKPYVCGECGRAFIRKSNFITHQRIHTGEKPYECSDCGKSFTSKSQLLVHQPIHTGEKPYVCAVCGKAFSGRSNLSKHQKTHTGEKPYICSECGKTFRQKSELIIHHRIHTGEKPYECSDCGKSFTKKSQLQVHQRIHTGEKPYVCAECGKAFTDRSNLNKHQTTHTGDKPYKCVVCGKGFVQKSVLNVHQSIHT from the exons GGTATGAAGTTCCCCAACCAGAAGTTTTCATGTTGGAGCAAGGAAAGGAGCCCTGGGCATTGCAGGGTGAGAGCCCACATCAGAGCTGTTCAG AAGAATTGTGGCAGATTGATGACCAGACAGAAAGCTatcagcaaagagaaaacaaatctttaagaGATGTTgttttcatcaagaaaatacTGACTGCAAAGAAGGATTATGAATATAAGgacattagaaaaataatccATGTGAGCCAAAACATTCTTTCCCCCAAAAGAGCCCATCAGTGTGATTCATTTGGAAACGCTTTGAAGCATAATTTAGATTTACACAGTCATTATAGAAACAGTGCATCAAAGAACATGAATAAGATTACTGAATATGGTAAAATTTCTTCCTCTACTGACCCTGAGTGTTCTCCAACAGGAGAGAAGTTATGGGACCATAATCAATGTGGAAATATCCTCAGCTATAAACAAGCACCCTCTCAACATCAAAAAATTCATACTGGGGAGAAATCTTACGAATGTGCTGAATTTGGAAAGATCTTCACCCAGAAGTCACAGCTCAGGGTACATATGAAAGTTCATACAGGAGAAAAACTCTATGTGTGCATTGACTGTGGGAAAGCTTTTGTAAAGAGGCCAGAATTCATTATACATCAGAGAACCCATACTAGAGAGAAGCCCTATAAGTGCAGTGAATGTGGAAAAGCTTTTTTCCAAGTATCTTCTCTCTTAAGGCATcaaagaattcatactggagaaaaactTTATGAATGCAGTGAATGTGGAAAAGGCTTCTCTTACAACTCTGATCTCAGTATACACCAGaaaattcatactggagagagaCACCATGAATGCAGTGATTGTGGCAAAGCATTTACACAAAAGTCCACGCTCAAGATGCATCAGAAGATTCACACAGGTGAGAGATCTTATATATGTATTGAATGTGGACAGGCCTTCATACAGAAGACACACTTGATTGCACACCGAAGAATCCATACTGGAGAAAAACCATATGAATGCAATAACTGTGGGAAGTCCTTCATTTCTAAGTCACAACTCCAGGTACATCAACGAATTCACACAAGAATGAAACCCTTTATATATACGGAATATGGGAAGATGTTCAACAATAGTTCCAATCTCATTACACATAAGAAAGTTCAAATTAGAGAGAAATCGTCCATATGTACTGAATGTGGTAAGGCCTTTACGTACAGGTCAGAACTGATTatacatcagagaattcacactgggGAAAAACCTTATGAATGCAGTGATTGTGGAAAAGCCTTTACTCAGAAGTCAGCACTCACAGtgcatcagagaattcatacaggaGAAAAATCTTACGTATGCATGAAATGTGGACTAGCCTTTATCCAGAAGGCTCACTTGATTGCACATCAAataattcatactggagagaaaccttataaaTGTGGCCACTGTGGGAAATCCTTTACTTCCAAGTCACAACTCCATGTACATAAACgaattcacacaggagagaagcctTATATGTGCGCTAAATGTGGGAAGGCATTCACCAACAGGTCAAATCTCATTACACATCAGAAAACTCATACAGGGGAGAAGTCCTATATATGTCCTAAATGTGGAAAGGCCTTCACACAAAGGTCAGATTTGATTACAcaccagagaattcatactggagaaaaacctTATGAATGTGGTACCTGTGGAAAAGCCTTTACCCAAAAGTCACACCTCAATATACACCAGAAAATTCATACCGGAGAAAGACAATATGAATGccatgaatgtgggaaagccttcaacCAGAAATCAATACTTATTGTGCATCAGAAaattcatacaggagagaaaccttatgtATGCGGTGAGTGTGGTAGAGCTTTCATCCGGAAGTCAAACTTCATTActcatcagagaattcatactggagagaaaccttatgaatgcaGTGATTGTGGGAAATCCTTCACGTCCAAATCTCAGCTCCTGGTGCATCAACCAATTCACACAGGAGAAAAACCgtatgtgtgtgctgtgtgtgggaaagcctttagtGGCAGATCAAATCTCAgtaaacaccaaaaaacccatACAGGAGAAAAGCCCTACATCTGTTCTGAATGTGGGAAGACCTTCAGACAGAAGTCAGAGTTGATTATACATCATAgaatccacactggagagaaaccttatgaatgcaGTGACTGTGGCAAATCTTTCACTAAGAAATCACAACTCCAAGTGCATCAGCGAATTCACACAGGAGAAAAGCCTTATGTATGTGCTGAGTGTGGGAAGGCTTTCACAGACAGGTCAAATTTGAATAAACATCAGACAACACACACTGGAGACAAACCCTATAAGTGTGTAGTCTGCGGGAAAGGCTTCGTCCAGAAATCTGTGCTCAATGTCCATCAGAGTATTCACACTTGA